A window of Gloeocapsa sp. PCC 7428 contains these coding sequences:
- a CDS encoding relaxase/mobilization nuclease domain-containing protein gives MIGKQFKCASFRKILNYLHNKSGARQIGTNMGSVTLDGLVKEFHESRKLNPRLKRSVYHASLSVIPIETMDDDRWMDIAEDYLQGMGFGDSQYVVYRHHDTAHDHIHMVASRIRIGDGSIVSDSWDYRRSEVLIRQLEQAYDLQSTEPSWDKPNRAHPSGEFSQQKRLGQPSVRQKLYPILNWATAHTDTMPDYIQQVQSAGVEVRVTEQGISYALEGVAFSGNKLGRDYSFVGLQKYRGVSYVPDRDDEAIAQLIGTKHGSSQTAAFEVEANEKAIAQFDSHENKTLIVQLDRNCQQQNRAKQVQLEL, from the coding sequence ATGATTGGAAAACAGTTTAAGTGTGCGTCGTTTCGCAAAATACTCAATTACTTACACAACAAGTCAGGTGCAAGACAAATTGGCACAAATATGGGGAGTGTAACACTCGATGGGCTTGTCAAGGAATTTCACGAGTCTCGCAAGCTCAATCCTCGACTTAAGCGGTCGGTCTATCATGCTTCTTTAAGCGTTATTCCCATCGAAACAATGGATGACGATCGGTGGATGGATATTGCTGAAGACTACTTGCAAGGGATGGGGTTTGGAGATTCTCAGTACGTAGTTTACCGACACCACGACACCGCTCACGACCACATTCACATGGTGGCAAGTCGGATTCGGATTGGGGATGGGTCTATCGTGAGCGATTCTTGGGACTATCGCCGGAGTGAAGTTTTGATTCGTCAACTAGAACAGGCTTATGACTTACAATCGACAGAACCAAGTTGGGACAAACCAAACCGCGCTCACCCCTCTGGAGAATTTAGCCAGCAGAAGCGTTTGGGGCAGCCTAGTGTTCGTCAAAAGCTTTATCCAATTTTGAATTGGGCAACGGCACACACCGACACGATGCCAGACTACATTCAGCAGGTACAGTCAGCTGGAGTAGAAGTCAGAGTCACCGAACAAGGCATTTCTTATGCCCTTGAAGGAGTTGCGTTTAGTGGTAACAAACTAGGTAGGGATTATTCATTTGTTGGCTTGCAAAAGTATCGAGGAGTGAGTTACGTACCCGATCGAGACGATGAGGCGATCGCGCAACTGATTGGCACGAAGCATGGCTCGTCTCAAACTGCGGCTTTTGAAGTTGAAGCCAATGAAAAGGCGATCGCCCAATTTGACTCGCATGAGAATAAAACCCTTATCGTGCAACTCGATCGCAACTGTCAGCAACAAAACCGAGCAAAGCAGGTGCAATTAGAACTTTGA
- a CDS encoding ParM/StbA family protein, whose translation MADLTLSFDPGASLTKVIYELGNEETIRLLLMEPEMIQLPQSSIESYLVNRQGVGQARPENEAWVQCAGESECQVVGFLARQFLASPRLNRLKYESTLHKVLAAVGAIAQSSGLPNRFSLALVTPLPYGEYRNHPQLKAHLQKALKDFRFRGQRFKVKLESFNCLPEGAGLALIQCQQNGVEWFQRQAIAVLMFGHRNTTALIFERGKMTAGHTTNLGFHQLVQQAIERTSGQELVSLTAAIYEAGTELTPNNPVLQSLVKSHNPDNQVVELKQLIGAIATARVEYWRRLQEWLDAVLPRTITQVVLSGGAAMYLYQELEDYFPSTPTYWGMDLQHQIEQILGLDYRSCQSGKESLSFRLVDGFGLFLKFRATQSAV comes from the coding sequence ATGGCGGATCTTACTCTCAGTTTCGATCCAGGGGCATCCCTGACCAAGGTAATTTATGAATTAGGCAATGAAGAAACTATTCGGCTCCTCTTAATGGAACCAGAGATGATTCAACTGCCTCAAAGTTCAATTGAGTCGTATTTAGTCAATCGGCAGGGGGTTGGGCAGGCTCGACCTGAAAATGAAGCCTGGGTGCAATGCGCGGGTGAATCAGAATGTCAAGTGGTGGGTTTTCTAGCTCGACAATTCCTAGCCTCCCCTCGCCTCAACCGACTCAAGTACGAATCTACCCTTCATAAAGTGCTGGCGGCGGTTGGGGCAATCGCTCAGTCTAGCGGACTTCCTAATCGCTTTTCTCTGGCGCTTGTAACTCCTTTACCGTATGGGGAGTATCGCAATCACCCGCAGCTGAAAGCTCATCTCCAAAAAGCTCTCAAAGACTTTCGGTTTCGAGGACAGCGGTTCAAAGTCAAGCTAGAAAGCTTTAATTGTCTACCAGAGGGGGCAGGGTTGGCACTAATCCAATGCCAGCAAAATGGAGTTGAGTGGTTTCAACGTCAGGCGATCGCGGTGTTAATGTTTGGACACCGCAACACCACTGCCCTGATCTTTGAACGAGGCAAAATGACCGCCGGACACACCACCAACTTGGGATTCCATCAATTGGTGCAACAGGCGATCGAGCGGACTTCTGGGCAAGAGTTAGTCTCTTTGACCGCTGCCATCTATGAGGCAGGAACTGAGTTAACTCCCAACAATCCCGTTCTGCAATCTTTAGTCAAGAGCCATAATCCAGATAACCAGGTAGTAGAACTGAAACAACTCATTGGGGCGATCGCTACGGCAAGAGTGGAATACTGGCGCAGGCTTCAAGAATGGCTGGATGCGGTGCTGCCTAGAACAATCACTCAAGTGGTGCTTTCAGGTGGTGCAGCAATGTATCTTTACCAAGAACTAGAAGACTACTTTCCCAGTACGCCAACTTACTGGGGTATGGACTTACAGCATCAAATTGAGCAAATCTTAGGCTTAGACTATCGTTCCTGTCAGTCAGGCAAGGAATCGCTGTCGTTTCGGTTAGTCGATGGGTTCGGTTTATTTTTAAAATTTAGAGCAACTCAGTCAGCTGTATGA
- a CDS encoding mobilization protein MobD-like protein has translation MPTIHFVDGEKGGVGKSLFCRVMVQYCLDKGYPFTLVEADRSNPDVGEFYPENVEDKNGKKIVHYKQAIFSESERKLYEADKIFELALAKPVIVNLPAQVFTTVNDWMERNTLLDVSSQHGIDICKWFVCTGGFDSVKLFVESVNHFEGKIRHILIRNLGLQDDWSHVYERKELKDLMSKYSIKAIDLPKFSYRERDYIDEYRISFAQARGLNELGVLGLQRIHKFLKEAYTNIDQTEVWSKPVKSTRSASKSSKSNALAAATAETPATDAQAVVSGK, from the coding sequence ATGCCAACGATTCACTTTGTTGACGGCGAAAAGGGAGGAGTCGGTAAATCCCTATTTTGCCGAGTTATGGTGCAATACTGCCTTGATAAAGGATATCCGTTTACCCTAGTCGAAGCCGATCGCAGTAACCCTGATGTGGGAGAGTTTTATCCAGAAAATGTTGAAGATAAAAATGGCAAAAAGATTGTCCATTATAAACAAGCTATTTTCAGCGAATCGGAGCGCAAGCTTTATGAGGCAGACAAGATTTTTGAACTAGCGTTAGCCAAACCTGTAATTGTCAATTTGCCTGCTCAAGTCTTCACAACTGTTAATGATTGGATGGAACGCAACACGTTGTTAGATGTTAGTTCCCAGCATGGAATTGACATTTGCAAATGGTTCGTTTGCACGGGTGGTTTTGACAGTGTCAAACTGTTTGTGGAATCGGTCAATCATTTTGAAGGAAAAATTCGGCATATCCTGATTCGTAATTTGGGACTGCAAGACGATTGGTCGCACGTTTACGAGCGTAAAGAACTCAAAGATCTGATGAGCAAATACAGTATCAAAGCGATCGATTTACCTAAATTCAGCTACCGAGAGCGAGACTATATCGATGAATATCGGATCTCATTTGCCCAAGCGAGGGGACTCAATGAGTTGGGAGTTTTAGGGTTACAGCGCATCCATAAGTTTCTCAAAGAGGCGTATACAAACATCGACCAAACTGAAGTGTGGAGTAAGCCAGTGAAATCTACTCGGTCTGCTTCTAAGTCATCTAAATCAAACGCTTTGGCTGCTGCAACTGCTGAAACTCCAGCTACTGATGCCCAAGCCGTTGTGAGTGGTAAGTAA
- a CDS encoding DUF6753 family protein encodes MATKPQVDDENEFTDNELDDEDLSELLDESDTNAAIEPLTAEVPKKASEKVISNGMTREAVNQRKKKRLLYEQRRKQLDRTILALALRGKDESFKAKVYEIVIQTGLDPEDPAFLLLVATGRLELLLEESPKELEALFDQWAQGIHAQLQNYREGLEHYERAALKAQEKAIAQSVQALLQKAAIDKFLHSINAISIAAGAVVLLVAGGLGSVLGVGWTTWQQAQVEYAPGKPRQLTLEEVTALKWATSSEGQFARNLMSWNQTLLAQQGFSRSRLCEQDAKQLGVTLELEGRKAKSGFCTLWIVPPNQRKF; translated from the coding sequence ATGGCAACCAAGCCGCAAGTTGATGACGAAAACGAATTTACAGACAATGAGCTGGACGACGAAGACTTGTCCGAGTTGTTGGACGAGTCAGATACAAACGCTGCAATTGAGCCACTCACGGCTGAAGTACCTAAGAAGGCTTCAGAGAAAGTTATCTCTAATGGGATGACCCGTGAAGCAGTTAACCAACGCAAAAAGAAGCGATTGCTCTACGAACAACGGCGCAAGCAGCTCGACCGCACGATCCTGGCTTTAGCCCTGCGGGGAAAAGATGAGTCGTTCAAAGCCAAGGTCTACGAAATCGTCATCCAAACGGGACTCGATCCCGAAGATCCAGCTTTTCTGCTGCTGGTCGCTACGGGGCGATTAGAGCTGCTGCTGGAGGAATCTCCCAAAGAGCTAGAAGCGTTGTTCGACCAATGGGCTCAAGGCATTCACGCGCAACTGCAAAACTACCGAGAAGGACTGGAGCACTACGAACGAGCAGCTCTCAAAGCTCAAGAGAAGGCGATCGCCCAATCGGTGCAGGCGCTGCTCCAAAAGGCTGCTATTGACAAATTTCTACACTCGATCAATGCCATTTCCATTGCGGCTGGAGCTGTAGTACTCCTGGTAGCAGGGGGACTGGGTTCGGTGTTGGGAGTGGGGTGGACAACCTGGCAACAAGCACAGGTGGAGTATGCCCCTGGCAAACCTCGCCAGCTCACCCTAGAGGAAGTCACCGCTTTGAAGTGGGCAACCAGTTCTGAAGGGCAATTTGCCCGCAACCTGATGAGTTGGAACCAAACTCTGCTTGCCCAACAGGGATTCAGCCGCAGCCGACTGTGCGAACAAGATGCTAAACAACTCGGCGTCACACTGGAGTTGGAAGGAAGAAAAGCCAAGAGTGGGTTTTGTACCCTCTGGATTGTGCCGCCCAACCAACGCAAGTTTTGA
- a CDS encoding DUF3800 domain-containing protein, which yields MKRIIQEIYCDEAGFTGNNLMDKQQPYFAYASVAINEDEAKECVDKVTKDCQLEGNELKGKNLLRHDRGRKAIEHILSRLNNRIKVAVFHKKFNLACKFFEYIFEPVLAKKSSLFYRIKFHRFISNILYVHFEGQDKYAEEIFKDFQKLIPELDSEENCYLFDSSSTPEISPILDTIKTFCLYNKNKINREIDSLRSTGTDKWVLELSTTALYSLLIEWGQEFYQLKVFCDASKPLQSDQSLFNNMIGNEDKNFIDFFQRGEQPITFNLSQDIQFIESKTSPGIQIADIAAAACAFSFKEGLTEKTKNLIDYIPSILGGNSVIPELEYIDVNKVDAQVNCLVLMELVERSVNQQSLLDRIEDFLHYATNYAYLNSIKPRITISDSWHIEQD from the coding sequence ATGAAGCGAATTATCCAAGAAATTTATTGTGATGAAGCAGGCTTTACTGGTAATAACCTTATGGATAAACAGCAGCCTTATTTTGCTTATGCCAGTGTAGCCATTAATGAAGATGAAGCTAAAGAATGTGTAGATAAAGTCACTAAAGATTGCCAGTTAGAAGGAAATGAATTAAAAGGAAAGAACCTTTTAAGGCACGACCGTGGAAGAAAAGCTATAGAACATATTTTGAGTCGTTTAAACAATCGCATTAAAGTAGCTGTTTTTCATAAAAAGTTTAATCTTGCCTGTAAGTTTTTTGAATATATCTTTGAGCCAGTATTAGCAAAAAAAAGTAGTTTATTCTACCGAATTAAATTTCACAGATTTATCAGCAATATTTTGTACGTTCATTTTGAGGGTCAGGATAAGTATGCAGAAGAAATTTTTAAAGATTTTCAAAAGCTTATCCCAGAATTAGATTCCGAAGAGAATTGTTATCTTTTTGATTCCTCTAGTACTCCTGAAATTTCTCCTATTCTTGATACCATAAAGACTTTCTGTCTTTACAATAAAAATAAGATCAATCGAGAAATAGATAGTTTAAGATCCACAGGCACAGATAAATGGGTTTTAGAGCTTTCCACCACGGCTCTGTATTCTCTTCTTATTGAATGGGGACAAGAGTTTTATCAACTTAAAGTATTTTGTGATGCTAGTAAGCCTTTGCAATCTGATCAATCGCTATTTAATAATATGATTGGAAATGAAGATAAAAATTTTATAGACTTCTTTCAACGCGGAGAACAACCAATTACTTTTAATCTATCGCAAGATATTCAATTCATTGAATCTAAAACATCTCCTGGTATACAAATAGCAGATATTGCAGCAGCCGCCTGTGCTTTTTCCTTTAAAGAAGGTCTTACTGAAAAAACCAAAAACTTGATTGATTATATACCTAGTATTTTAGGAGGCAACTCAGTTATACCAGAGCTTGAATATATAGATGTTAATAAAGTTGATGCACAGGTAAACTGCCTTGTTTTAATGGAATTAGTGGAACGAAGCGTTAATCAACAATCTTTATTAGATAGAATAGAGGATTTTTTACACTACGCAACTAATTATGCATACTTAAATTCAATAAAACCCCGTATCACTATCAGTGATTCTTGGCATATTGAACAAGATTAA
- a CDS encoding ThiF family adenylyltransferase, with product MSLNYDIVEAVPVTLVYERVHFWIVGCGGTGSFLVGLVVRIALDLIRSGKPTKITLVDPDRVEAKNTIRQCFCEAEIGRNKAQTLALRYSLAHGIEIEAVPLAFHPQWITYQSYWGDRPNTLTVLIGCVDRASGRRSLHQALDCNHYRSQKSVWWIDAGNGDRHGQVLVGSSLSVEPNDYRFTNLGCLSLPSPGIQAPEMLVDKPEELQENRLSCAELARLARQSLVVNAQAATVAAALALDLVNGELTRFAAYFDLRSGTKYRYITPKAVNDAIASSVQTNSMPSG from the coding sequence ATGTCCCTCAACTATGACATCGTAGAGGCTGTTCCAGTCACGCTAGTCTACGAGCGCGTTCACTTTTGGATTGTTGGGTGTGGAGGAACGGGGTCGTTCCTGGTTGGGCTGGTTGTCAGGATTGCACTAGACCTAATTCGCTCTGGCAAGCCGACTAAGATTACGCTGGTAGACCCAGATCGAGTTGAAGCTAAAAACACGATTCGACAGTGCTTTTGCGAAGCAGAGATCGGGCGCAATAAGGCTCAAACGTTAGCGCTCCGCTACTCTCTAGCTCACGGTATTGAAATTGAGGCAGTACCATTAGCGTTTCACCCTCAGTGGATTACTTACCAATCTTATTGGGGCGATCGCCCTAACACGCTAACAGTTTTGATCGGTTGCGTGGACAGGGCATCTGGGCGGCGATCGCTCCATCAGGCTCTCGATTGCAACCACTATCGTAGCCAAAAAAGCGTGTGGTGGATTGACGCTGGCAATGGCGATCGTCACGGACAAGTGTTGGTTGGCTCTAGTCTTTCAGTCGAGCCAAACGACTATCGCTTTACAAACTTGGGCTGCTTGAGCTTACCTAGCCCAGGCATACAAGCCCCCGAAATGCTGGTAGACAAGCCGGAAGAACTCCAGGAAAATCGATTGTCCTGTGCCGAACTAGCACGACTCGCTCGGCAAAGCTTGGTAGTTAATGCTCAAGCAGCAACAGTTGCAGCCGCTCTGGCGCTAGATTTGGTAAACGGCGAGCTGACCCGTTTTGCTGCGTACTTCGACCTGCGTAGTGGCACAAAATACCGATACATCACACCCAAAGCAGTAAATGATGCGATCGCCTCCTCAGTTCAGACTAACTCGATGCCATCTGGCTGA
- a CDS encoding Mov34/MPN/PAD-1 family protein translates to MPINYHQPLKGLVSLEPYLKVEPLVPIELLLHVWVVACQAIDPATDRLLEALFHLVWVQGHWQLVTPEQKQDATSCQPIDTSANSSTCNAAIEIHSHGTMEAFFSPTDDRDESSGFRLYGVMGKVRSPRPQMLVRVGLFGHCWHVPLARVFDLKGGCFFEDLGLQDSRYYYNKWENSNVPQL, encoded by the coding sequence ATGCCGATCAACTACCACCAGCCTCTGAAAGGGCTAGTCTCGCTTGAGCCTTACTTGAAAGTAGAACCGCTAGTGCCAATCGAGTTGCTGTTGCACGTTTGGGTAGTGGCATGTCAGGCGATAGACCCAGCAACCGATCGCCTGCTAGAGGCTTTGTTTCATTTGGTGTGGGTTCAGGGGCATTGGCAACTCGTTACTCCCGAACAAAAGCAGGATGCGACGAGCTGTCAGCCAATCGATACGAGCGCTAACTCATCTACTTGCAATGCAGCAATTGAGATTCACTCGCATGGAACGATGGAAGCGTTTTTCTCTCCTACCGACGATCGGGACGAGTCATCGGGGTTTCGGCTCTATGGCGTGATGGGCAAGGTTCGTAGCCCAAGACCTCAAATGCTCGTGCGTGTGGGATTGTTTGGGCATTGCTGGCATGTACCACTTGCTCGGGTGTTTGACTTGAAAGGGGGGTGTTTCTTTGAGGATCTTGGTTTGCAAGATAGCCGCTACTACTACAATAAATGGGAGAACAGCAATGTCCCTCAACTATGA
- a CDS encoding type II toxin-antitoxin system Phd/YefM family antitoxin, translating to MFSYEITSPTDARNSFFQLLDSVVENHQVFIIKRREGENVALIAESDLTSLVETVYLLRNPANGRRLLDAIAESKLGKIQPQTIEELRQELGIGSEEKEA from the coding sequence ATGTTCTCCTACGAAATTACTTCTCCAACGGATGCCAGGAATAGCTTCTTTCAGTTATTAGACTCTGTAGTTGAAAACCATCAAGTTTTCATCATCAAACGGCGCGAAGGAGAAAATGTGGCGCTGATTGCCGAATCAGACTTAACTAGCCTGGTTGAAACAGTGTATCTGTTGCGAAACCCTGCCAATGGTCGTCGCCTGCTCGATGCGATCGCCGAATCAAAATTGGGCAAAATTCAGCCTCAGACAATAGAAGAACTACGGCAGGAGTTGGGAATTGGCAGCGAAGAGAAAGAAGCATGA
- a CDS encoding Txe/YoeB family addiction module toxin, translating to MAAKRKKHESEETPLPIQRSPGFSSQFKEDLAWWFKTDYKKASKILDLVTAVMADPFQGIGKPEPLKYLDADVWSRRIDLEHRLIYLVGSTQIDFLACRFHYKD from the coding sequence TTGGCAGCGAAGAGAAAGAAGCATGAATCAGAGGAAACTCCGCTACCGATTCAGCGCAGTCCTGGATTCAGCTCGCAATTTAAGGAAGACTTGGCTTGGTGGTTCAAGACTGACTATAAAAAAGCATCCAAAATTTTAGATCTGGTTACGGCTGTGATGGCAGACCCGTTTCAAGGAATTGGTAAACCAGAACCATTAAAATACTTGGATGCAGATGTTTGGTCGCGCCGAATTGACTTAGAACATCGGCTGATCTATCTAGTCGGCAGTACTCAAATTGATTTTCTCGCTTGCAGATTTCACTACAAAGATTGA
- a CDS encoding siphovirus Gp157 family protein, whose product MSQSLKGLSLLAAKIWRQLSRAETLEEEVEILTHLWQVQDDREAAIDAQAELADQIDAEIAAVKARMEHLVSIHTKELARLVRWRENLDTTILRLNESGLVSSEAAGQSRRIRIKLNPPACEILNINEVPPDYITVKVVEERKPDKTKIKAAWSKGTPVPGTRVERKRRVVYEIAPTSLEQIKGEVQSVAKHSRR is encoded by the coding sequence ATGTCTCAGTCTCTCAAAGGGCTAAGTTTACTAGCTGCAAAAATTTGGAGACAGCTTTCTAGGGCTGAAACCCTGGAAGAAGAAGTTGAAATTTTAACTCACCTGTGGCAAGTTCAAGACGATCGAGAAGCTGCCATTGATGCTCAGGCAGAGTTAGCCGATCAAATTGACGCTGAGATTGCAGCTGTGAAAGCTAGGATGGAGCATTTAGTCAGTATTCACACCAAAGAGCTTGCTCGGCTCGTCCGTTGGCGAGAAAACCTGGATACTACCATCCTGCGTCTGAATGAATCAGGGCTAGTTAGCAGTGAGGCAGCAGGACAGTCTCGGCGAATCCGAATAAAACTCAATCCACCTGCGTGTGAAATCCTCAACATCAATGAAGTACCTCCAGATTACATCACCGTGAAGGTAGTGGAAGAGCGCAAACCAGATAAAACCAAAATTAAAGCAGCTTGGAGTAAAGGTACTCCAGTACCAGGGACTCGCGTGGAACGCAAGCGCAGGGTCGTCTACGAGATTGCCCCGACCAGCCTAGAGCAGATCAAAGGTGAGGTTCAATCCGTAGCTAAACATTCTCGGCGTTAG